One genomic region from Dehalobacter restrictus DSM 9455 encodes:
- a CDS encoding O-antigen ligase family protein, with the protein MFWNNGITRRNDTRLFILAMTMLSAMILPSFPIHPSLPNIRLDELLLFGTFGLNILLFAAKGFRFSPEEKQQLLKRKQEHKWILLIFILLVFSYAISNIYGVIIKGAGYYGLRDVMELVTFCKYYLAVTLALSIDLRTEEFDFLGKAFLGGLAFLIIFGWGQHFNVLNMNTWLSPYFDQQHWQLLLVGNPARVQGTFDNPNFFGIFTVMTLAYLTVRYYFGEDHGKFTVLLFILVGFVIKLEFLTISRTALAGIGLLFLILSIWAFVYHRHNKKVLIKIAALFVLTAVLFLTASGDFFYRLQEGLDFSNSTSFQGHLDRWGKAIGSIWDSPVFGWGTQKYVMTTLVDNEYALYARRYGFFGLALYLSFFLLPFILGIRNLRAKIAASGRGIAFSQPMQFMAAYAAVLPSIFVFNIMAGIFYNLQLMTFFAICMGLAYNSFAEQRGINDTSLRPLSSLE; encoded by the coding sequence ATGTTTTGGAATAACGGCATTACGAGAAGGAATGATACCAGGCTTTTTATTTTGGCGATGACCATGCTCTCAGCAATGATCCTGCCTTCATTTCCTATTCATCCTTCTCTTCCTAATATTCGATTGGACGAGCTGCTGCTCTTCGGTACCTTTGGCCTGAACATCCTGCTGTTTGCAGCGAAAGGATTCCGCTTCAGCCCTGAAGAAAAACAGCAGTTGTTAAAACGCAAACAAGAACATAAGTGGATTCTGCTGATCTTTATCTTGCTCGTATTCTCTTACGCCATTTCCAACATCTATGGTGTGATCATCAAAGGAGCAGGTTATTATGGTCTCCGGGATGTCATGGAACTGGTGACATTCTGTAAATATTATCTGGCCGTAACGCTGGCCTTATCCATCGATCTGCGTACAGAGGAATTTGACTTCCTGGGCAAGGCTTTCCTCGGAGGCCTAGCTTTTCTGATTATTTTCGGCTGGGGGCAGCATTTCAACGTGCTGAATATGAATACCTGGCTGTCGCCCTATTTTGACCAGCAGCATTGGCAGCTGCTTTTGGTCGGCAATCCGGCCAGGGTGCAGGGCACCTTTGACAACCCGAATTTCTTCGGGATATTTACTGTGATGACGCTAGCTTATCTGACAGTACGCTATTATTTCGGTGAAGATCACGGAAAATTTACGGTCCTGCTGTTTATTTTGGTCGGCTTTGTGATCAAACTGGAATTCCTGACGATATCCCGGACGGCTCTGGCCGGCATTGGGCTGCTTTTTCTGATTTTAAGCATTTGGGCTTTTGTCTATCACCGGCATAATAAAAAGGTCCTGATTAAAATAGCGGCGTTGTTTGTGCTGACAGCAGTTCTTTTCCTGACGGCTTCAGGTGATTTCTTCTACAGGCTGCAGGAAGGGTTGGATTTTTCCAACAGCACTTCTTTCCAGGGGCACCTGGACCGCTGGGGAAAGGCAATCGGCAGCATTTGGGATTCTCCGGTCTTTGGCTGGGGTACGCAGAAATACGTAATGACAACACTTGTAGACAATGAATATGCGCTGTATGCCAGAAGGTACGGTTTTTTCGGGCTGGCGCTCTATCTGAGCTTCTTTTTGCTCCCGTTTATTCTTGGTATCAGAAACCTTCGCGCTAAGATTGCTGCCTCTGGACGGGGGATCGCATTCAGCCAGCCGATGCAGTTTATGGCAGCGTATGCCGCAGTACTGCCGTCCATCTTTGTGTTTAACATCATGGCGGGGATATTTTACAATCTGCAGCTGATGACTTTTTTTGCAATTTGTATGGGTCTGGCTTATAATTCGTTTGCGGAGCAAAGGGGGATAAACGATACGTCCTTAAGACCCCTCAGTTCCCTCGAGTAA
- a CDS encoding DegT/DnrJ/EryC1/StrS family aminotransferase has product MSIPLLDLKAQYLSIKEEIDQAVLGVLDSCHFILGPNVKAMEEKTAAYCGTKHAVAVANGTDALVLALKACGIAQGDEVITTPFTFFASAEAVASLGATPVFVDIDPVTLNMDIDQLESKITSRTKAIIPVHIFGQMVNMDKVMDLAQKYELKIIEDAAQAIGAEYKGKRAGAYGTAGTFSFFPTKNLGGYGDGGMVVTNCDEIAEKVRLFRFHGSKTKYFHEEIGYNSRLDEIQAAILRVKFQYLDEWNKARRQKAELYDSLLKPLADQQKLILPGKDPEAYQVFHLYVMRVQQREKVMEKLKEAGIASAVYYPLPLHLQKAFAYLGYKAGDFPEAEKASEHALAIPCYPELTLQQQEEIVHVINDCLIQS; this is encoded by the coding sequence GTGTCAATTCCACTTTTGGATTTAAAGGCGCAGTACTTATCGATAAAAGAAGAGATTGATCAGGCGGTACTCGGGGTTCTGGACTCCTGTCATTTCATTCTCGGACCGAATGTGAAAGCAATGGAGGAAAAAACAGCAGCGTACTGCGGGACAAAGCACGCTGTTGCTGTTGCCAATGGTACGGATGCGCTTGTACTGGCTCTCAAAGCCTGCGGCATTGCACAGGGGGATGAAGTCATCACGACGCCGTTTACTTTTTTTGCTTCGGCAGAGGCAGTTGCGAGTCTCGGGGCAACACCTGTATTCGTAGATATTGATCCGGTCACGCTGAATATGGATATTGACCAATTGGAAAGCAAAATTACCTCCAGGACAAAGGCGATTATTCCTGTTCATATTTTTGGCCAGATGGTCAATATGGATAAGGTCATGGACCTGGCCCAAAAATATGAGCTTAAGATTATAGAGGATGCCGCACAGGCGATCGGGGCCGAATACAAGGGCAAAAGAGCCGGAGCCTACGGAACGGCAGGAACATTCAGCTTTTTTCCAACCAAGAATCTCGGCGGCTATGGCGATGGCGGCATGGTGGTGACCAACTGTGATGAAATTGCGGAAAAGGTCAGACTGTTCCGTTTCCATGGCTCCAAGACAAAATATTTCCATGAAGAGATTGGCTATAACAGCAGACTGGACGAGATCCAGGCTGCTATTCTCCGCGTCAAGTTTCAGTATCTGGATGAATGGAACAAAGCCCGCAGGCAAAAAGCCGAACTGTACGACAGTCTGCTTAAACCGCTGGCAGATCAGCAGAAACTAATTCTTCCCGGCAAAGACCCGGAGGCCTACCAGGTGTTCCATCTGTATGTCATGAGAGTCCAGCAGAGAGAAAAAGTCATGGAGAAATTGAAGGAAGCAGGCATTGCTTCAGCGGTCTATTATCCGCTTCCGCTTCATCTGCAGAAAGCTTTTGCGTATTTGGGCTATAAGGCCGGTGATTTCCCTGAGGCCGAAAAGGCCAGCGAACATGCACTGGCGATCCCGTGCTATCCCGAACTGACCCTGCAGCAGCAAGAAGAAATCGTACATGTTATCAACGACTGTTTAATACAGAGCTAA
- a CDS encoding N-acetyltransferase, which produces MAAEIHSGAVIAASAMIGKQVSIAPFCVIGENVVIEDGAILEPGCVLADGVKVGKDVKLGCHVTLGNQAVLEAGVVAGDHTVVYPGTVIGEGAFVGSNSSIGRPPRAAATSTVKNTEDLPPLTIGRKCTIGCSSVIYSGTELGDGVFIGDRALVRERCTLGEKVVVGSGSAVENNTRIGSFTKIQTGSYITAYMEIEENVFIAPMVTTTNDNYMGRTEKRFKHIKGAVIRRAARIGGGAILLPGIEVAEETFVAAGSLITKDTVAGKVYKGFPAKAVRDVPEDELI; this is translated from the coding sequence TTGGCAGCTGAAATTCATTCCGGAGCGGTTATCGCGGCTAGCGCTATGATTGGGAAACAGGTAAGTATCGCTCCTTTTTGCGTAATAGGGGAGAATGTCGTGATTGAAGACGGGGCAATACTGGAGCCGGGGTGTGTACTGGCGGATGGAGTGAAGGTTGGTAAAGATGTCAAACTTGGATGCCATGTCACCTTGGGAAATCAGGCAGTTTTGGAAGCCGGGGTCGTCGCAGGGGATCATACCGTGGTATATCCGGGGACAGTGATTGGAGAAGGTGCGTTTGTCGGCAGCAATTCGTCAATAGGACGCCCGCCGCGCGCAGCGGCAACCAGTACGGTCAAAAACACGGAAGATCTGCCACCGCTTACAATTGGCAGAAAGTGTACCATTGGCTGCTCCTCAGTGATTTATTCCGGTACGGAGCTCGGCGACGGGGTCTTTATCGGAGACAGGGCCTTGGTCCGGGAGCGTTGCACACTTGGTGAGAAAGTTGTTGTCGGCAGCGGCAGTGCTGTGGAGAATAATACCAGGATCGGATCTTTTACGAAGATTCAGACCGGCTCCTACATTACCGCATATATGGAGATTGAAGAAAATGTCTTCATTGCGCCGATGGTGACAACGACGAATGACAATTATATGGGGCGGACCGAAAAACGTTTTAAACATATCAAGGGAGCCGTAATCCGCAGGGCAGCGCGGATCGGAGGAGGAGCGATCCTGCTTCCGGGCATCGAGGTGGCGGAAGAGACATTTGTCGCGGCAGGTTCGCTCATCACAAAAGATACAGTTGCCGGGAAAGTCTACAAAGGATTCCCAGCCAAGGCTGTCCGGGATGTCCCGGAAGATGAGCTGATCTAG
- a CDS encoding Gfo/Idh/MocA family protein, translating to MTGDKIVFGVIGCGRIAPKHTESIMAIPGAELAAVCDIVPERAEDFASKYKAKPYLDYHDLLKREDIDIVTIATPSGSHAEIGIAAARAGKHVMVEKPMSMTLREADLLIRACRENGVKLAVIHQNRFNQSIKLLKNALEAGRFGKLTHGQATVRWNRGMDYYLQAPWRGTKLQDGGVLMNQSIHNIDLLQWMFGPVESVFGYTHTALRNIEMEDVAGAVLKFKNGAIGLIEAASTIYPKNIEETLNVFGETGSAVIGGIAVNRVEVWEFPDSEAEKEQIFAAQETDPPNVYGFGHREIIEDMIQAVQTNGTPAVPGEEGRKALEIILSIYKCQETGVPVKLPLIED from the coding sequence TTGACAGGAGACAAAATAGTATTTGGCGTAATCGGGTGCGGAAGAATTGCCCCGAAACATACGGAATCGATTATGGCTATTCCCGGCGCAGAGCTGGCTGCTGTCTGTGACATTGTGCCGGAAAGGGCTGAAGATTTTGCCAGCAAGTACAAGGCAAAGCCATATCTGGATTATCACGATCTTTTGAAGAGAGAAGATATCGATATTGTCACGATCGCAACCCCGAGTGGAAGCCACGCGGAAATCGGGATTGCAGCGGCCAGGGCCGGCAAGCATGTGATGGTCGAGAAGCCTATGTCCATGACGCTCCGCGAAGCAGATCTGCTGATCAGGGCCTGCAGGGAGAACGGTGTCAAACTGGCGGTCATTCATCAGAATCGTTTTAATCAATCAATTAAATTACTGAAAAACGCTTTGGAAGCAGGACGTTTTGGGAAACTGACACATGGCCAGGCGACTGTCCGCTGGAACCGGGGCATGGACTATTATCTGCAGGCACCTTGGAGAGGGACCAAACTGCAGGACGGCGGCGTCCTGATGAATCAGTCCATTCATAACATTGATTTATTACAGTGGATGTTCGGTCCTGTAGAATCCGTTTTTGGCTATACCCATACCGCGTTAAGAAATATTGAAATGGAAGATGTCGCCGGAGCGGTACTGAAGTTTAAGAACGGCGCAATCGGGCTGATTGAGGCTGCTTCCACGATTTATCCAAAGAATATCGAGGAAACGCTGAACGTTTTTGGGGAAACAGGCTCAGCTGTGATCGGCGGGATTGCAGTGAACCGCGTCGAGGTTTGGGAATTCCCCGATAGTGAAGCAGAAAAAGAGCAGATATTTGCTGCCCAGGAGACTGATCCGCCTAACGTATACGGATTTGGCCACCGGGAGATCATTGAGGATATGATCCAGGCCGTTCAAACCAATGGGACTCCCGCTGTACCCGGCGAAGAGGGACGAAAAGCACTTGAAATCATTTTATCCATCTATAAATGCCAGGAAACCGGGGTACCGGTTAAACTTCCGTTAATTGAAGATTAG